A DNA window from Brenneria izadpanahii contains the following coding sequences:
- a CDS encoding amino acid ABC transporter ATP-binding protein, producing MIHVNNLQKQFGNTHVLRGISCDIAPQEVVCLIGPSGSGKSTFLRCINALETLSGGEVTVNGFAIHDQKTNLNRMRESVGMVFQRFNLFPHMSVLENLIMAPMDVKKLSRAQAIERAEALLQKVGLLDKIDAWPNSLSGGQQQRVAIARALAMEPAIMLFDEPTSALDPELVGEVLAVMKTLANEGMTMVIVTHEMTFAREVADRVIFIDQGIIQEQGKPEDIFTNPANPRTRAFLSKVLQVNS from the coding sequence GTGATTCACGTTAATAACCTGCAAAAACAGTTTGGCAATACCCACGTTCTGCGCGGCATTTCCTGCGATATCGCGCCTCAGGAAGTCGTTTGCCTGATTGGCCCGTCCGGTTCGGGTAAAAGCACGTTCCTGCGCTGTATCAACGCGCTGGAAACCCTCTCCGGCGGGGAAGTGACCGTTAACGGCTTCGCCATCCACGATCAAAAAACCAATTTAAACCGTATGCGGGAAAGCGTCGGCATGGTATTTCAGCGCTTCAATTTATTTCCGCACATGAGCGTGCTGGAAAATCTGATTATGGCGCCGATGGATGTGAAGAAACTTTCCAGAGCGCAGGCGATCGAGCGTGCGGAAGCCCTGCTGCAAAAGGTCGGACTGCTGGATAAAATCGACGCCTGGCCGAACAGCCTGTCGGGCGGTCAGCAGCAGCGCGTGGCGATTGCCCGCGCGCTGGCCATGGAACCCGCCATCATGCTATTTGACGAGCCGACTTCCGCTTTGGATCCCGAATTGGTGGGGGAAGTGCTGGCGGTGATGAAAACGCTGGCGAATGAGGGAATGACCATGGTTATCGTAACCCATGAAATGACCTTCGCCAGAGAGGTGGCCGATCGGGTCATCTTTATCGATCAGGGCATCATTCAGGAGCAGGGCAAGCCGGAAGATATCTTTACCAATCCGGCGAATCCGCGCACTCGCGCTTTTCTGAGTAAAGTTCTACAGGTCAATTCTTAA
- a CDS encoding amino acid ABC transporter permease, whose translation MTGFRWEIIQEYAPLFTQGAWMTIKCTFICVILGTCWGLTLGLGRLAQAPHGLWKYVLHYGVQWPVRIYISAFRGTPLFVQIMVVHFALVPMFINPRDGLLVTSNIMSSDFARMLRSDYGAFLSCIVAITLNAGAYVSEIFRAGIQSIDRGQMEASRSLGMSYGRTMRRVILPQAFRRMLPPLGNNAIAIVKDSSLASAIGLADLAYAARTVSGAYATYWEPYLTISVVYWVITFLLSLLVRHMEMRFGKSDSR comes from the coding sequence TTGACGGGATTTCGTTGGGAGATCATTCAGGAATATGCGCCATTGTTTACGCAAGGCGCCTGGATGACCATCAAATGCACCTTCATCTGTGTCATTCTAGGCACCTGCTGGGGATTAACCCTGGGGCTGGGACGGCTGGCCCAGGCGCCGCACGGCCTATGGAAATATGTGTTGCACTACGGCGTACAATGGCCGGTACGCATCTATATCAGCGCATTTCGCGGTACGCCGCTGTTTGTGCAAATTATGGTGGTGCACTTCGCCCTGGTTCCGATGTTTATTAACCCACGCGACGGTCTGCTGGTCACCAGCAACATTATGTCGTCGGATTTCGCCCGTATGTTACGCTCCGACTATGGCGCGTTTCTCTCCTGCATCGTGGCGATTACCCTGAATGCCGGCGCCTATGTTTCCGAGATATTCCGCGCGGGAATTCAGTCGATCGATCGCGGTCAGATGGAAGCCTCTCGCTCGTTGGGGATGAGCTACGGCCGTACCATGCGAAGAGTCATATTGCCGCAGGCGTTCCGGCGTATGCTCCCCCCGCTGGGTAACAACGCCATCGCCATTGTGAAAGATTCGTCGCTGGCGTCGGCAATCGGTCTGGCCGACCTCGCTTATGCCGCCCGTACGGTTTCTGGAGCCTACGCCACTTATTGGGAACCCTACCTGACTATTTCCGTAGTCTATTGGGTCATTACATTCCTGCTTTCACTGTTGGTGCGGCACATGGAAATGAGGTTCGGTAAAAGTGATTCACGTTAA
- a CDS encoding basic amino acid ABC transporter substrate-binding protein, with translation MFKRLLLISAVFAAAISSTVIAAEPTYMVGAGGTYRPFEFENAQKELEGFDIDIIKAIAKAENFNIKLVNTPWEGIFATLNSGDRDIIISGITITDKRKQMVDFSSPYFPAEQAIVVPKGSAVDSIASLKDYKVGVVNSSTGDLVVSNVLGKNSTAIKRFDNTPLMLQELYEDGIGAAVGDVGVVKFYIKTHPEKQFSLVSDAKFERQYFGIAVAKGNEPLRDKINAGLKKIIADGTYAKIYQTWFDDDVPALPTE, from the coding sequence ATGTTTAAACGACTTTTATTGATTAGCGCGGTATTTGCCGCCGCTATCTCAAGTACCGTTATTGCCGCAGAGCCGACTTATATGGTCGGAGCCGGCGGCACCTATCGTCCGTTCGAATTTGAAAACGCCCAGAAAGAATTAGAAGGTTTTGATATCGACATCATTAAAGCCATAGCCAAAGCTGAAAACTTCAATATCAAACTCGTCAACACGCCGTGGGAAGGCATCTTCGCCACGCTGAACTCCGGCGATCGCGACATCATTATTTCCGGCATCACCATTACCGACAAACGCAAACAAATGGTCGATTTTTCATCTCCTTATTTCCCGGCGGAACAGGCGATCGTCGTACCGAAAGGCTCCGCCGTCGATTCCATTGCCTCCTTGAAGGATTACAAAGTCGGCGTGGTTAACTCCAGCACCGGCGATCTGGTGGTTTCTAACGTGCTGGGCAAAAACAGTACCGCAATCAAACGCTTTGACAACACGCCGCTGATGCTGCAGGAGCTATATGAAGATGGTATCGGCGCGGCGGTGGGCGATGTCGGCGTGGTGAAGTTTTACATTAAGACCCATCCTGAAAAACAGTTCAGCCTGGTTTCCGATGCGAAATTTGAACGTCAGTATTTCGGGATCGCCGTGGCGAAAGGCAATGAGCCATTGCGCGATAAAATTAATGCCGGCCTGAAGAAAATCATTGCTGACGGCACCTATGCCAAAATCTACCAGACCTGGTTTGATGACGATGTACCCGCTTTACCCACTGAGTAA
- the ftsB gene encoding cell division protein FtsB, whose protein sequence is MGKLTLLLLIILGWLQYSLWLGKNGVHDYVRVKDDVVVQQGNNAKLKARNEQLFAEIDDLDGGQEAIEERARNELGMIKPGESFYRLVPESGYRSSTTTPSSLPNNTSH, encoded by the coding sequence ATGGGAAAACTTACGCTGTTATTATTGATAATACTTGGCTGGCTTCAGTATTCGCTGTGGCTAGGGAAGAATGGTGTTCATGATTATGTTCGGGTTAAAGACGACGTTGTCGTCCAGCAAGGGAACAATGCCAAGCTGAAGGCCCGTAACGAACAACTGTTTGCGGAAATCGACGATCTGGACGGCGGACAGGAAGCGATTGAAGAGCGCGCGCGCAATGAACTGGGCATGATTAAACCCGGAGAGAGCTTTTATCGTCTGGTTCCTGAGTCCGGCTACCGCAGTAGTACGACTACCCCGTCATCGTTACCCAACAATACATCACATTAA
- the ispD gene encoding 2-C-methyl-D-erythritol 4-phosphate cytidylyltransferase — MLKQTASQPEVVAVLPAAGNGSRMQSACPKQYLIIGNKTILEHAIGALLSHPRITRVIVAISPDDARFHTLPIAGDPRVGVVIGGKQRADSVLAGLDSVADAEWVLVHDAARPCLHQDDLDRLLSITLHSDVGGILASPVRDTMKRGAGTMIEHTVERNDLWHALTPQLFPLALLKTCLRQALHDGATVTDEASALEYCGYHPQIISGRADNIKVTRPEDLALAEFYLTNLQHSRSIP; from the coding sequence ATGCTAAAACAAACTGCTTCCCAGCCAGAGGTTGTCGCTGTCTTACCTGCCGCCGGCAATGGCAGCAGGATGCAAAGCGCTTGCCCTAAACAGTATTTAATCATCGGCAATAAAACCATTCTTGAACACGCGATCGGCGCACTGTTGTCTCATCCCCGCATCACCCGCGTGATTGTCGCCATTAGCCCTGATGATGCCCGCTTTCACACTTTACCTATCGCCGGCGATCCGCGCGTCGGCGTGGTCATCGGCGGTAAACAGCGCGCGGATTCCGTACTGGCGGGGCTGGATAGCGTCGCTGACGCTGAATGGGTGCTGGTGCATGACGCGGCGCGTCCCTGTCTGCATCAGGACGATCTCGACCGGTTGCTGAGTATTACTCTGCATAGTGACGTCGGGGGAATTTTGGCGTCTCCCGTCCGTGATACCATGAAGCGCGGCGCGGGAACGATGATAGAGCACACGGTAGAGCGCAATGACCTGTGGCACGCATTGACGCCGCAGCTGTTTCCATTAGCGCTGCTGAAAACCTGTCTACGGCAGGCGCTGCATGATGGCGCGACAGTAACAGACGAAGCCTCCGCTCTGGAGTATTGTGGTTATCACCCGCAAATAATCAGCGGGCGAGCTGATAATATCAAAGTCACTCGTCCGGAAGATCTGGCGTTGGCTGAGTTTTATTTAACGAATTTACAGCATAGCCGTTCTATCCCCTAA
- the ispF gene encoding 2-C-methyl-D-erythritol 2,4-cyclodiphosphate synthase, translating into MRIGHGFDVHKFGGEGPLVIGGVRVPYTQGLLAHSDGDVVLHAVTDALLGAAAMGDIGKLFPDTDPAFKGADSRGLLREAWRRISEKGYRLGNLDVTIIAQAPKMAPHIPQMRVNLAEDLQSHMDDVNVKATTTEQLGFTGRGEGIACESVVLLVKNETDEIVAW; encoded by the coding sequence ATGCGTATCGGTCACGGTTTCGATGTTCATAAATTTGGTGGCGAAGGTCCACTGGTGATCGGCGGGGTGCGTGTTCCTTACACTCAAGGGCTGCTTGCGCACTCTGACGGGGATGTCGTGTTGCATGCGGTGACGGATGCGTTGCTGGGCGCCGCTGCAATGGGCGATATCGGCAAACTGTTTCCCGATACCGATCCGGCGTTCAAAGGCGCCGACAGCCGCGGATTGCTGCGCGAAGCGTGGCGCCGCATCAGCGAAAAAGGTTACCGGTTGGGCAACCTGGATGTCACGATTATCGCTCAGGCGCCGAAAATGGCCCCCCACATTCCGCAAATGCGCGTCAATCTGGCGGAAGATCTGCAAAGCCATATGGACGATGTAAACGTCAAGGCCACCACCACTGAGCAGCTTGGCTTTACCGGCCGGGGTGAGGGTATCGCCTGTGAATCCGTCGTACTCTTGGTGAAAAATGAAACGGATGAAATCGTCGCATGGTAG
- the truD gene encoding tRNA pseudouridine(13) synthase TruD, whose product MEKSEALTWLHGEPRASGVLKSAAEDFMVIEDLGFQPDGEGEHILARIRKRGCNTQFVADALAKFARIPQRAVSYAGLKDRHAVTEQWFCLHIPGKASPDLRDFTLEGCEVLEFARHRRKLRIGALQGNAFTLVLRQVSDRAEVDARLQLIAQYGVPNYFGSQRFGKNGNNLEQARLWANNDIRVKERSKRSFYLSASRSALFNQVASARLAQRLAKTVLCGDALQLTGRGSWFVAKADELPALQTRLDAGELQITAPLPGDGAPGTQDAALIFEQESLAGQETLLSLLQRERVEPARRAILLYPRQMRWDWRDETTVELKFWLPAGSFATSVAREILNPHQDMDINA is encoded by the coding sequence ATGGAAAAAAGCGAAGCGCTTACCTGGCTGCATGGTGAACCGCGGGCATCGGGCGTACTGAAGTCCGCGGCGGAAGATTTCATGGTTATTGAGGATTTGGGATTTCAACCGGATGGCGAAGGCGAGCACATCCTGGCGCGGATCCGTAAACGCGGCTGCAATACGCAGTTTGTGGCGGACGCGCTGGCGAAATTCGCCCGAATCCCTCAACGCGCGGTGAGCTACGCAGGTCTGAAAGACCGCCATGCGGTTACGGAACAGTGGTTTTGCCTCCACATTCCTGGCAAGGCCTCCCCTGATTTACGCGATTTCACGCTGGAAGGCTGCGAGGTGCTTGAGTTTGCACGACATCGCCGTAAATTGCGTATTGGCGCATTGCAGGGGAATGCTTTTACCCTGGTGTTGCGCCAGGTCAGCGATCGGGCTGAGGTGGATGCCCGTTTGCAGCTGATTGCGCAATACGGCGTACCTAACTATTTCGGCAGTCAGCGATTCGGCAAAAACGGCAATAATCTGGAGCAGGCCCGTCTCTGGGCGAACAACGATATCCGGGTTAAGGAACGCAGTAAGCGCAGCTTTTATCTTTCCGCCAGCCGCAGCGCATTGTTTAATCAGGTAGCCAGCGCCCGCTTGGCGCAGCGGTTGGCTAAAACGGTTTTGTGCGGCGACGCATTACAATTGACGGGGCGCGGCAGTTGGTTTGTCGCCAAAGCGGATGAGCTGCCCGCTTTACAGACGCGGCTTGACGCCGGCGAACTGCAGATAACGGCGCCTTTGCCGGGCGATGGCGCGCCGGGCACGCAGGATGCCGCGCTGATTTTTGAACAGGAGAGCCTTGCCGGGCAGGAAACATTGCTGTCTTTGTTGCAGCGTGAACGGGTGGAGCCGGCTCGCCGGGCGATATTGCTCTATCCGCGGCAAATGCGCTGGGATTGGCGGGACGAGACAACGGTTGAACTAAAATTCTGGTTGCCGGCGGGGAGTTTCGCTACCAGCGTCGCGCGTGAAATATTGAATCCGCATCAAGACATGGATATCAACGCCTGA
- a CDS encoding protein-L-isoaspartate(D-aspartate) O-methyltransferase has translation MVNKRMQTLLELLRQQGIQDERLLQAIAAVPRERFVDEAFEHKAYENTALPIGSGQTISQPYMVAKMTELLRLTPVSRVLEIGTGSGYQTAILAHLVKHVCSVERIKGLQWQAKRRLKQLDLHNVSTRHGDGWLGWASRGPFDAIIVTAAPPEIPQALLDQLDEGGVMVLPVGEQSQMLQLVKRQAGEFIIQTVEAVRFVPLVKGELA, from the coding sequence ATGGTAAATAAACGCATGCAAACGCTGCTGGAGCTGTTGCGTCAGCAGGGAATACAGGATGAGCGCCTGCTACAGGCGATAGCCGCCGTGCCCAGAGAACGCTTTGTTGACGAGGCTTTTGAACATAAAGCGTATGAAAATACGGCGTTGCCGATAGGGTCCGGTCAAACGATTTCGCAGCCTTATATGGTCGCGAAAATGACGGAGTTATTGCGTTTGACGCCGGTTTCCCGCGTATTGGAAATCGGCACCGGTTCCGGCTACCAAACTGCGATCCTGGCGCATTTAGTTAAGCATGTCTGTTCCGTTGAGCGGATTAAAGGGCTTCAATGGCAGGCTAAACGCCGTCTTAAACAGCTTGATTTGCATAATGTATCTACCCGTCATGGCGATGGCTGGCTGGGGTGGGCGTCGCGCGGGCCTTTTGACGCGATTATCGTTACGGCCGCCCCGCCGGAGATCCCCCAAGCCCTGCTGGATCAGTTGGACGAGGGCGGCGTGATGGTGCTGCCGGTTGGCGAGCAGTCACAAATGTTACAGTTGGTTAAGCGTCAGGCGGGCGAGTTCATTATCCAAACAGTTGAGGCAGTTCGGTTTGTTCCTCTAGTCAAAGGCGAATTAGCCTGA
- the nlpD gene encoding murein hydrolase activator NlpD, with the protein MMNLRQIAACSMVVLGLAGCSNDNTKSAPISSVGGNTGSSRSAMPSASSSQITPSAGANVTTRDGRIVYNRSYDNIPKGSYSGNTYTVKRGDTLFYIAWITGNDYRDLAQRNNIPEPYSLNVGQTLSLGNSVNTGGAAAGGGMLAARDATAGGVPVPPSSNQIQTSSQLQTTPVDSQSSNAYSDNSGKQNVGKMLPATGAATTAPVTAPAAVASSNTAAVGSWRWPTEGKVIDSFSDSEGGNKGIDIAGTRGQPVIATASGRVVYAGNALRGYGNLIIIKHNDDYLSAYAHNENMLVREQQEVTAGQKIATMGSTGTSSVRLHFEIRYKGKSVNPLRFLPQR; encoded by the coding sequence ATGATGAATTTGCGTCAGATCGCTGCTTGTTCGATGGTTGTCTTAGGGTTGGCTGGCTGTTCTAACGATAATACCAAATCCGCGCCGATCAGCAGTGTCGGCGGAAATACGGGCAGCAGCAGAAGCGCCATGCCGTCTGCCTCCTCATCACAGATAACGCCGTCCGCCGGGGCGAACGTGACCACCCGTGACGGTCGAATCGTTTATAACCGCAGTTATGACAATATCCCCAAAGGAAGCTATAGCGGCAATACCTATACGGTTAAGCGGGGAGACACGCTGTTTTATATCGCCTGGATTACCGGCAACGATTATCGGGACCTCGCCCAACGCAACAATATTCCTGAGCCTTATAGCTTGAATGTCGGTCAGACGCTGAGTCTGGGCAACAGTGTAAATACCGGCGGAGCGGCGGCCGGCGGCGGTATGTTGGCGGCTAGGGATGCAACTGCGGGCGGCGTACCTGTACCGCCTTCTAGCAACCAAATACAAACGAGTAGTCAATTACAAACTACGCCGGTTGATTCTCAGTCAAGTAACGCGTATTCTGATAATTCGGGTAAACAGAATGTAGGTAAGATGTTACCTGCAACAGGGGCAGCGACGACCGCTCCTGTTACCGCACCAGCGGCTGTTGCCAGCAGCAATACTGCTGCTGTCGGCAGTTGGCGTTGGCCCACCGAAGGGAAAGTCATTGATAGTTTCTCCGATTCTGAAGGGGGAAATAAAGGGATTGATATCGCCGGCACGCGTGGACAACCCGTTATCGCTACCGCCAGCGGGCGCGTAGTTTATGCGGGCAACGCCTTGCGAGGTTACGGTAATCTGATAATCATCAAACATAATGATGACTACCTGAGCGCCTACGCCCATAATGAAAATATGCTGGTCCGGGAGCAACAAGAGGTCACGGCGGGGCAGAAAATAGCTACTATGGGTAGCACCGGAACCAGTTCAGTTCGTTTGCATTTTGAAATTCGTTACAAGGGGAAATCCGTAAACCCGCTGCGTTTTCTTCCGCAGCGATAA